The window ATAATAAGTAAATTTTGTTCCCATTGTAAGCGATTCTAAAGACATCATATATCGCCAGAAGAACATATCACGAAACTATGATCACTTTGAATATTATTATCAGCAAACTCCAACAGATGCTTTTACCGCTTGTCATATGCATAGTATGTCCTTAAAGAACCAGATCCTTCTTATTATAATTAATTGAACCGTCCAAGTTCTTATTCCATACCAACTCCAACTTTACCTGTAAATTACATGCAATacaagagacaaaaaaaaaatgagcaaGGTAAATAATGCTAATTATCAAAGATCATCTAAAAAAGGTAAAGACATTTGGGAGCTTGgactaaagaaaaagaaattgtatGGCAAAGAAACGTTGATGAATCGTATATATGTACAGACGTGAAAAGAGAGAGAATGATTCTTCTATTGCGAAGATTAACTAAAAATACGATAGAAGGAATGCAAAATAAAACCTCTCTATGCATGAAAATAATGGGCATCAAGGGTACTTACTCTCCTATTATATCTATCCACGAAGAACTTTTCTGACTTCTCCGTCAGCTTTGGATAAACATCGCCTGAGCAAATGAAAACATCTAGTGACATGGGAAGCCCATCCTCTGGCATCGCTTGAATCTGTGGACAGTTATATATTTCTAGTCTTTCGAGAAAGGGAGAAAGTCCCATCTCTGGCAGTGATTGGAGCTGTGGACAGTTAGACACCATTAACGTTTTTAGGAAGGGAAGGCAATGCAGCAGCTCTGCCGGCAGAGATCGTAGTTTATCGCAACGAAGGAAGCTTAGAGATGTAACAGCAGTGAGGCTTCGCACCAATATCGCCTCCTCAAATATCACCTCCTCAGAACATGACACAAATAAAAGTTCTGTGATGAATGACAGTGAGTTTCTCAGAGGAAACATTTTAAGCAGAGCAATGTTGTCCACGCATAAAGTATGCAGAGATGACAACAAGCTCGCTGATTGTTCATCTTCTACATCCAACTGAACCAGCTTAGGACATCCTACAATCTTCAATTTCTTGAGAGATTTAAGGAGTCCTAAGCACTCCATCCATCTCAACTCTTCACAGTTAGTGATGCACAAGTATTGCAGTTCTACCAAATGAACCAGAGAAATAGACGTTATGTGTGGAAAATCATTTATTTCCAATCGAGTAACTAAACGAAGGTTGTGCAAGCAGTCAAGCAAAAGTTTTTCATATTTACCACAGTCTCTCAATTCCAATTCTTTAAGTGAAGGCGGTAGATGGCCATCAGCTTCCTCGTCATCTTCCGTTTTGCTATTTAATATGAGGCTGGGACAGTGTTCTATTGCCAATATTTCTAGGGAAGGAGGGAAGGGAGGTAATCTCTTTAGTTTGGGACAATCGATGACACGAAGTACACGCATGCAGGGAAATAGATCTTTGCCCTCGGTCCAAGACCACTCCTCCAATGCCggcaaatcaaataaataaagcaCTTCCAACTTTGGAAAACACTTGCCTTCAAATTGATGGCTCAGTTGTTTCAAAGCAGGCATGTCTTCCATGCTAAGCTCAATCAGATGCAAACGTTGACCAATAAATGGCAGAACATCATCCCATCCCATGCAATTTACTAATTCAAGTTTTTCCAAATTGGGTAGAACTTTTGGCATCAACCAACTAGGCGACCTACCTCCATTGTAACCTtcaattttcaatattttaactGATTCGTGTGGCTGCAGACCTTCAATTACTTCCTCTTCCAACTTGGCATCCTTCTCATCATTCCATTCTAACACCAATTCTTTTAGATGGACTTTGTTCTTTAACTCAGCATCCTGTGCTTCTTTGCTATCCACCACATTCTCGAGATTTTGAATATGAAGTGATCCATGAAGCTGTGTTAAATCCTTTAGTTGTACAAGCTTGAGTCCTTCATCCTCTTGAACACTAAATGTTGGCAATTCTTGAAGATTAGTTAGTCTCCGTACATCCTTTATCATCACCAAAAACATGTCATCTGCATCAATGCATCTCAAATTGACCAACTTACACAATTCTTGTGGTACAGACTCCATTGCAATACACTGTTGTGCCTTCAGCGTTTGCAAATTATAAAGGTCGCATAATGAGTCgggcaaaattttaatttcataattGAAAGATATATCAAGGTAACGGAGGTGAATCAATTTACCAATATGTTCAGATAACTCCTGCATGCCACACTGACTTACATTCAGAACGCGAATGCTTCttagtttttcaaagaggctattggGAGGTGAAGTTTTTCTCAACATCCAGGTGCGCAACTTGTCGTATCCAAAGAACTCCAACGGCAATTTTCCTTCTACACGTAGATGCCGAACTGTGGAGAGCGTCTTTGTTTGTCTTTTTTTTTCAATACTACATGTGTCTTCCGCAGAAATCATCTCAGCTAAATCATGTATAAGATCATGCATCACGAATCCAccaaatttgaatttttgaaagaaAGACCTGTTAACAAACTCAAGAAAATAGTCGCTTCCAACATCTTCCATCCTCTTTGTGTTTTTATCTTCGATGAAGCCTTCAGCCATCCACATTCGAACCAATTCAGCTTCTTCGAACACGTAGTCTTTAGGGAACAccgagcaaaaagaaaaacactgCTTCAGATTTTCATTAAGATATTGATAACTTAAATGCAGGGCTGGCATAATGTCATCTTCATCTTGTTTTACTTTCCATATGTCGCTCTTCATTATGGTGTCCCAGTGTTGCTGGCACAAATCTGATTGCAAAACACTACCGAGTGTCTTTGCGGCTAATGGTGAGCCCTTCAACTTGTCAGCAATATTTCTACCACTGTCTTGTAACTCTGGATAGTCTTCAGGGTCGAGTGTGCCAAATGAGCATTTGTTGAACAATTGCCGAAAGGCAACTTCGTCTAAACCATGGAGCAAAATTGGTTCCACCAAGCTAACCATTTTTGAAACCTTCATATCTCGAGTCGTAACAATGATTTTGCTACCATGAGCTCCAACTTTAAGTAGTGCACAGAATTTATGCCAGATATTTTTATTATCGCTCCACACGTCATCGAGAAAAAGCAGAAACTTCTTTTGTGCAATATGCTGATGGAGTATTTTTTGAAGACATTCTAACTCCATATTATCATATTCCTTTTTAAGAGTTACTGACTCTATCATAGACTTAGTGAGTCTCTGCACAGTGAAATTGTTAGACACACAGACCCAAATCTTGAGGTGAAAATGTTCTTGAACTCTGTTGTCTTTGTGCGCATACTGAGCAAGAGTAGTCTTTCCAGCCCCTCCGATCCCGACAATGGGCAAGACGGAGAAGGTATTGTTGACAAATCCCGATGCAAGTTCCACCTGATTAGCTGACCCCAACAACCAGTCTACCACTTGATTCAGTTCTTTGTCTCTGCCAAACATTTTGTCCGTCGCCGGGGAAGAGCATGATTCTCTGGCCTGAAACTTCACCTCAGGTTGCTTTCTTCTATCATTTGGTGGTAACACATTCATGATGCTCTTCATACGATTAGCAATTTTCTCCAGCCTTCCTTGCATCTTCCTCACTCTAGCTCTCGTATCATCTTCCTCCAAGGAATGAGAAGAACCCAACAACCTTTTTTTAGCAGCATAGAACATGTTTGAAAGGCCACTGGAGCCAGTTGCTACCTTGTCCTCTTCTTCACCTTTGATCTTCTGCCTGAGGACATGATATTGGAACTCATCTATCAAGTCCTCAGCATCATAAGCAGCATCCTTGAGTTCCTGTATCAATGTCTTCCATTTGGTGTCGTTGCACCCACTACTCTGTACCTCGTCAAGGATGATTTGAATCTCCAGCAGAGACGGGTGCAGATTTTCCATGTCCTCGGCGAAACCCCGGCGCTGGGCAAACAGTTGGATGGATTTATCGCTGGCCTTATCGATCAAGGTCTGGATGAAGGCCTGCGCGAACCATCCCCCCACTGTTAGTGCGACCGCCATCTGATTGCAGAAGAGAGCAGCGGCAGATCCCTGTTTTCTTCTCTCAGATCTGCAAGCCGAAAGAGctgcaaaaacaaaacaaagacaGTAGTAATCAAAGGGCAAACGCCATGTAGTAGATCGAACTATTGATTTGATTGATGACAAATTATACGGATTAATATATATAGCAAAGCAATATATATGTATAAGAGATTTGATTACCTCCAAATAAAGTGGATCAGGAGGTGATCGTTGCTGCCGTTGAGTGTGCGATGCTTCTGCAAACTACAGAATAGTTTCAGGAAGCAAATATTGCTAAAAGGAAGTTGCAGATCAAAGCAAAGTTGGGCGATGCTCCTGCAACTACCGAATACTTTCCGGAAGGAAATATTGTTAAAATGAAGTGGGAGATCCAAGTCAAGCTGTAGACTTCCGTGTTTTCAGTTCAGTGGAAGCTGACTCAGCcaggattaattaaaaatatttaatatataatataattacaAAAATGACTCTATCTGAATTGAACGCTTAATTCAAATCAACTAAACTCTTCccccttcaattttttttttttttttgaagcttGCTAATCAAACATAAATTAAaagtatttaatttataattacaTAGATAAATAGATTTATTTGGACCATTAAATTCATTAATCTCTCTTTCATTCTTTTTTACCGTCTCACTTTTATAAGCACGAGTTTATCTGGACCGttaaatttattcatttttttatctCGCTTCTTATTTTTTCAACTTTTATTTTTAGAAGCGGACTAAATAAGAGTTAATTAAATATATCTTTAATTTGTGCAGTAGGTTTTTAGACCATTCAATAAACATTGACTAAAAATATTTACTTTATATGATTACAAggataaatatttaatttgtgtaacattttttttttcaaaatcaagcattttgatgataatgaaaataaaagggcgTATTTTTAAGATgctatattaatttaaaataacatacTAGATTTAAGGGGATACTTATTTTCATTAACACTTTAAACCATagatatttgttaaaaaaaattatatcatttgCATAGTATGGAATAGATTTAAATCAACATTATAAGTCTGATAAGTGTGAAAATACttataaattaattagataacATTATATGCGATTGAGAGGAAAGttcaatataattattttaaaagttccaaattttaatataaaaggcACTTATACGATAATAATAATTACAGATTTAAATGTCAAAATGATAAGTTAATGTGCCataatccaaattttaaaagTTCACACAAATAttagtgaaaattttaaaaatctatgacGCAATGAGTAAATTCTTATTCCTATAGTAAAGGATTCTAAAGCCAGCATAAAACGGACAAAAAAAATAATCCTTTCAGCTtgcaaaatgtttttttttctccctAATCCATGTAAAATGGTACTAAAATGTTTTTCTCCTGgacaaaagaaaaataattacaaTGTTTGAGCTTATCCATTTGACGTTGATAAGCCTAAAGGTATTGTACATTAATTTCATTTTCATCTCCATAATTAACGAATAGCCTAATTACCACTGCAAATTAAACTCTAAAATATTCTACCAGCAACTCATAATTTGCAGTCAGTACAATGAGGAGccatgttttgttcttttatgatCTGTATTGTTTTATCATCAATTGAACTACAAGCAAAACAATGACACGACTCATAGTAGTAGTTTTTGTAGTTGACAAAACAAGGTCCCGCTCTGTAGTTTGTGCACCTAATAATTAGCAACAGCGTTTACCTAATattcaaaactaaaaaaaaaacactaacaATCGCCACCAATTACCAAATACAGTAGTAAAACtaccaaaaaaaaaacatcagTGCCAGTTGCTGGATGTTATTCGACTgtcacttaaaattattttaaaaaatatcaaaactaatTAACGTTTACAACTTGCCGACGGGCAGATTTCCCTGATATACTTTGATTCAGGTAATGACAACAATTGCAGTAACTCACGAGATTCAGGAATTTCAGGAAATACAATCTGAAGCCAGTAACATTCGTGATGTGGAATCATTGTTGCCGTTGCCTCTTGATTCGCTCAAGTGCTCCAAGATGGGTACTGTTTGTGTTATCTTTAGCATCGGCTTTGTGGTCAGCATCCAAGGCACGCTTGTTTGCCAAATCTCCAAACACAGAAGCAGGAACATCCTTCTGAGAAATTTCAATTTTCTCGTCATCTGAATCACTCTCCTCAGGCAAATCAATATCTTCGCCTGACAAAGCTCACTGTCCGGACACCATCCTTAGAAGGTAAATTGTTGGTTGCAGGAGCCAACTGCCTTTCTAGAGCAGCCATTTCATCCTCTGGGACCCCTGCACGCTTCAGTGTGTCCACAGCTTCCTCCAAGTTCAGTTTTTTGATCTTTTTGCATCAAGTACTCAGGCAGGATGACATGTGTCTGTCAGAGACAGTGTTAAGTCAGAAACAGTATAAGTTAAATATCCAACAGCTCAGCCTCGACAACAGAAATTAGAAGTTACCTGGCTGTAGCTCGCAGAAACACTACGGCCTATTCGAAGCATTTCCCTGAAAGTGTCCTCATTACCGTGCTGAATCTCAAAATCTTTCCATTTTTTCCAGAAATCTGGATCAGAACGTGGATCTGCAAACTGTGATGCAAAAACATAGATGGCCCATGCACGATCTATTTCTCCAAGGTTCTTTTCCAATTCAGCATACTTCAAGCACATTTTCTTGGCATCATTATCACGCAGGCCAGATTCAATGGCTTGCTGAAGAAGCAATATGAAGTCAAGTAAAGATGCAATATTGAATAAAAAGACAACACAAATTAAAAGATCTATTTTAAACACAAAAGCAAGGTGACATAACAAAAAATATTCTCAATTATCATTATGACACTATAATATTAACATTCTAATATAGCCTATGTTAATTAGGTTAGTTAAGCATATCCAAGCTAAAGTGTAGGGATACCAAAAAATTTGCGCTGTAATAGGTGGGTTATCCACCAGCTCAAGTACCCTTGCTCGTTAATGTGTTATTTCTCAATCAAGGATACTACATTGGGATTCAAGAATTATTCTGCATTTAGCAAGTCCTTAATTTATGAGCCATGAATTATTTACACTCCTAGCAAGCAACAATGATAACAAAGCAGAGAATTGACCAATATCTCAGATTGGATGCCTCAATTAACATCTGCAGATAAATCTTGTTCAGATTCAACAGAAAGCGACAAAAAAGAAAAACCAACCTCGTATATCTCCCTAGTTTTTGGAACACCAAATATTGAAGCTGCTCTAGCTATATAAATCTCATACATGCTCAATTTCTCACGGTCAGGGACAGTCTTCACCGCTTGGTCATAGACCTTCATTGCACGCTTTGCAAGGCCATATTCTTCCTCCAGTTTTGCATATTGAAGGAATATTGGCTTCACCTCATTTTCAGGTGCCTGACAATGACATAGAAACTCATTAATTAGCATCTACTGTTAAGACAATATGACTATATTCATTCTTTTTTCCCCTAAAGAATCAATACAGTCATGCCGATAGCTTAATCTGAAATAGTCTATTCTagtgaaaaagaaaagaaagtttgTAAAGGGCTAATATTGGAGTAGACTGATTTCCCATGACTAAATATTAATCAAACATAATCAGTATCCAATTGTGAAATATGTTCTTATAGACAGTAAATGTAAAATGTTGGAATGGGCAAAGTTTCCTAAACTGAGTACTGCAATGAAGGCAAATAAAGCTGATGTAGAATAGTAAAACAATAAAGCTAATGATTTTGATGCATCATTGAACACATATCAGGATTGTACTTTTTCTATTCGCCGGAGACAAAACTGGAGAACTGATGTTTTAGAACCTCAATGGCTCAACCATCCAACAACTCCCAACCCACACCCAAACAAAGAATACATACTACATTAGTTGTTATAAGTAACTGAAAACAAACTAGCAAAGACCCACTAATTGAAGCTTTACAAAAACAACTCATAAAACATGTAAAATCAGAGAACTGGAGCCAAAAGACAATTTCAAAACCAAGACACAACCTTATGTGCATCAAACAAGCATTGATTGAGAAGCCACATACTATTCATCCATTATCATCCTTTTAGAGCAATTGATAGAAAACATCCTGATTTAATTCATCATAAACAACGCGAGTTAATTAGCCAAACTAACATAAAACTTATTGATCTCATATTGACATATAACTAAACATGCACACTTGAAGTGAATCCATCAAAAGCATATAGTTAAGACTTGATCAATACCTGCTCAATAGCATGTTCAAACAACTCTCTTACACGCTCCAACTTTGTCTTTCCATAGCTCTTAACAAACTTGGAGAGGTAGGTGACCCATAAATCTTTAACATGTGGGTATTTAAATATCTTCACACCCCTCTCATAAACCTTGAATGCATCTTCAAAGTATTTGTTCTCCTGAAAGGTCAAAGCAAAACAAATTTGAGAATGAAAGAATTTTCATCAAGGAGAAGCAAAACATCACACTGAGAATATCACTTGTTTCTTACCTCAAGAAAGAATGCATAATTTAAGATAATTTGTGGAGTCGCTATTCGCAGATCAAGTATACGCTCATAAACTACTCGTGTCGACTCCAACGTCCCAAGGCTCTCCTCCAAATCCACATAAAAGCTCCACAGCCTCAAGGATTTGTGTAGATTCATCTGTACAGGCTCATTACCATCAGCAGCAACTGCAAAAAGACAATGTGTTGAAAACCAATTAGCATCCTTTTTGTTCATTTGTGGGCTAGCAATACAATCATGTTAAAGTACAATCATGATACAGGTAGAAAACAACTTCAAAAATGAGCACAATGCTGATGGATCTTGTTTTAGCTTGATTTCTTAAGGTATCTTAGTCCAAGACGGATAAAATTTTGTTTCCCAAGTTTCATCCAGATTCTAAAATTATCTGGATTTGAGATAAGTATTAAGCAACAAAAAAAACGAAGAAAAAGTTAATACCTTATCACAACAGTTTGGGTAATGATGATAAAATTAcacatttttaataaatttctagCTTACATGGGATTGCTAGATAATGATCTAATAATAAATTAATCTGTTGATGTTGGTCCACTGGTGACCTGTCTCCATTAGGAATCTGTCATTACTTGGCTGATTGTCTCATGTAATTGCAAATTTTTGATAAGCATAAAAAACATTATACTGTTTCCAACATAAATCCAAGCACGAGTGCTTCACGGTCTAGTAGGTAATGTAAATAAAGATAATTCTCCATCCTAACATGACTATTATGGGACACAAAATGACAAGAACTAAACAAATTTAGTACCTCTGCGCTTGACTTCAACTGAGGGCTCTGCAGTGGCCTTCCGCATTAGCTCAATGGCTGTTCTGAACTCCTTGTGTCTCAGCTCCATTTCAGCATATTCACACCAGACAGTTGCTAGATGGTCCACTGCCTTGTAATTGACATTGACAGCCTTCTCAAAAATATCCCTGGCGTTCTTGAGATCATTGTGGCTCTCATATAATCGAGCAAAGGCAACCCAAAGGGTGTGAGGCTTCCCCACTGCCTTCATCGGATCAATTGTTCTCACTGCCTCTATGTAAGTGAAAACCTGTTTTGCTGGATCATTCTCAAAAATTTTAAATCGCCTGCAcaacaaaaaaaaacagaatAAAAAGATTCAGTAACCTAAATTGCAGTATTTGGactaaaataataatcaaaagaAGAACAAATTGCTATATAGCCAACATGCCTATGCCACTGTTCCACATTGTGAGGATTTTGTCGTAAGAGCACACTGTTAAGCAGCTCTGGCCAACAACAGGCCGAGCGAGTGCCCTCACGCTCGTATATACTCGACCGGGCAAAGTCCggccgagcataaaggcatttagtcttatataatattctcagcttAGTACCGGCCGATGACAGGCCGAGCGAGCGCCCTCGCGCTCGTATATGCTCGTCTGGGTAAAATCCGCCCgaacataaaggcatttagccttatataatattcccaTCATCTTATCGTCCGATAGTAGGCCGAGCGAGCGCCCTCGCGCTTGTATATGCTCGTCTGGGTAAAACACGCCCAAGCATaaaagcatttagcct is drawn from Zingiber officinale cultivar Zhangliang chromosome 1B, Zo_v1.1, whole genome shotgun sequence and contains these coding sequences:
- the LOC122047598 gene encoding putative disease resistance protein At3g14460 — its product is MAVALTVGGWFAQAFIQTLIDKASDKSIQLFAQRRGFAEDMENLHPSLLEIQIILDEVQSSGCNDTKWKTLIQELKDAAYDAEDLIDEFQYHVLRQKIKGEEEDKVATGSSGLSNMFYAAKKRLLGSSHSLEEDDTRARVRKMQGRLEKIANRMKSIMNVLPPNDRRKQPEVKFQARESCSSPATDKMFGRDKELNQVVDWLLGSANQVELASGFVNNTFSVLPIVGIGGAGKTTLAQYAHKDNRVQEHFHLKIWVCVSNNFTVQRLTKSMIESVTLKKEYDNMELECLQKILHQHIAQKKFLLFLDDVWSDNKNIWHKFCALLKVGAHGSKIIVTTRDMKVSKMVSLVEPILLHGLDEVAFRQLFNKCSFGTLDPEDYPELQDSGRNIADKLKGSPLAAKTLGSVLQSDLCQQHWDTIMKSDIWKVKQDEDDIMPALHLSYQYLNENLKQCFSFCSVFPKDYVFEEAELVRMWMAEGFIEDKNTKRMEDVGSDYFLEFVNRSFFQKFKFGGFVMHDLIHDLAEMISAEDTCSIEKKRQTKTLSTVRHLRVEGKLPLEFFGYDKLRTWMLRKTSPPNSLFEKLRSIRVLNVSQCGMQELSEHIGKLIHLRYLDISFNYEIKILPDSLCDLYNLQTLKAQQCIAMESVPQELCKLVNLRCIDADDMFLVMIKDVRRLTNLQELPTFSVQEDEGLKLVQLKDLTQLHGSLHIQNLENVVDSKEAQDAELKNKVHLKELVLEWNDEKDAKLEEEVIEGLQPHESVKILKIEGYNGGRSPSWLMPKVLPNLEKLELVNCMGWDDVLPFIGQRLHLIELSMEDMPALKQLSHQFEGKCFPKLEVLYLFDLPALEEWSWTEGKDLFPCMRVLRVIDCPKLKRLPPFPPSLEILAIEHCPSLILNSKTEDDEEADGHLPPSLKELELRDCGKYEKLLLDCLHNLRLVTRLEINDFPHITSISLVHLVELQYLCITNCEELRWMECLGLLKSLKKLKIVGCPKLVQLDVEDEQSASLLSSLHTLCVDNIALLKMFPLRNSLSFITELLFVSCSEEVIFEEAILVRSLTAVTSLSFLRCDKLRSLPAELLHCLPFLKTLMVSNCPQLQSLPEMGLSPFLERLEIYNCPQIQAMPEDGLPMSLDVFICSGDVYPKLTEKSEKFFVDRYNRRVKLELVWNKNLDGSINYNKKDLVL